One Actinopolymorpha sp. NPDC004070 DNA segment encodes these proteins:
- a CDS encoding erythromycin esterase family protein, whose protein sequence is MAYEIASALGAPLDVFVVRKLGVPGQEEVALGAIASGGAVVLNDDVVRGLDVPPETIRQVAEREGRELLRREQAYRAARPMQDLAGKIVILVDDGLATGVSMRAAIRALRGLHPERIVVAVPAAPSSTCQELADLADEVVCATTPTPFFAVGQSYWDFTQTTDEEVRDLLRAASTSHPTQSEAISLTEAGVIRVEAVPVEDGVPDGDAWFDLVGDAHTVLIGEASHGTHEFYEARARLTRWLIEEKGFCAVAAEADWPDAYRVNRYVRGRSEDTTAEESLRGFERFPTWMWRNTVVLDFVGWLREHNDRLGGDERAKAGFYGLDIYSLYRSMQEVIAYLESVTRVQHEFRFRADGGTELLVQRVLQALRDHITEGEWDDVKSSVPRDLASVLP, encoded by the coding sequence GTGGCGTACGAGATCGCTTCGGCTCTGGGGGCGCCGCTCGACGTCTTCGTGGTCCGCAAGCTCGGAGTGCCAGGCCAGGAGGAAGTGGCCCTGGGCGCGATCGCGAGCGGAGGCGCCGTGGTGCTCAATGACGACGTAGTTCGCGGGCTTGACGTCCCTCCGGAAACCATCCGGCAGGTGGCTGAGCGGGAAGGCCGTGAACTGTTACGGCGGGAGCAGGCATACCGTGCCGCTCGTCCGATGCAGGACCTCGCGGGCAAGATCGTCATCCTCGTCGATGACGGGCTCGCGACCGGTGTGAGCATGCGGGCCGCGATCCGCGCGTTGCGTGGCCTCCACCCCGAAAGGATCGTGGTCGCCGTACCGGCCGCGCCTTCGTCCACCTGCCAGGAGCTTGCCGACCTCGCCGATGAGGTCGTCTGTGCGACGACGCCGACACCTTTCTTCGCGGTCGGGCAGTCCTATTGGGACTTCACCCAGACGACTGATGAGGAGGTGCGTGACCTCCTGCGCGCCGCTTCGACGTCGCACCCGACCCAGTCGGAAGCGATCTCGTTGACAGAGGCTGGGGTCATCAGGGTGGAGGCCGTACCCGTGGAGGATGGTGTGCCGGACGGCGACGCATGGTTCGACCTCGTAGGTGACGCCCATACCGTGTTGATCGGAGAGGCGTCGCACGGCACGCACGAGTTCTACGAGGCGCGGGCGAGGTTGACGCGGTGGTTGATCGAGGAGAAGGGATTCTGCGCCGTCGCGGCGGAGGCAGACTGGCCGGATGCCTATCGGGTGAACCGTTACGTCCGTGGACGGAGCGAGGACACGACCGCCGAGGAGTCACTGCGTGGGTTCGAGCGGTTCCCGACCTGGATGTGGAGAAATACGGTTGTGCTCGACTTCGTAGGGTGGCTCAGGGAGCACAACGACCGCCTGGGTGGTGACGAGCGGGCCAAGGCGGGCTTCTACGGCTTGGACATCTATTCCCTCTATCGCTCGATGCAAGAGGTCATCGCCTACCTCGAGAGCGTGACTCGCGTCCAGCACGAGTTCCGCTTCAGAGCGGACGGAGGTACAGAACTGCTGGTTCAGAGAGTCCTGCAGGCGCTGAGGGATCACATCACCGAAGGCGAGTGGGACGACGTGAAGTCGAGCGTCCCACGCGACCTCGCTTCTGTGCTTCCGTAA
- a CDS encoding DUF3592 domain-containing protein, which yields MTADAVVLNETLPKAAKEAARITVHFTTKDSRQVEDWTESFVDHDPPVHKGDTIRVVYDPDDPSNFQDARWGNDYTGPVVFGAGAIGLAGYSLWELRPSRTARHRSKRRPSHPTLTRLRD from the coding sequence TTGACTGCGGACGCTGTCGTCCTCAACGAGACCCTGCCCAAGGCCGCGAAGGAGGCCGCCAGGATCACGGTGCACTTCACCACCAAGGACAGCCGCCAGGTCGAGGACTGGACCGAATCCTTCGTCGACCACGACCCCCCAGTGCACAAGGGCGACACGATCCGCGTGGTCTACGACCCCGACGACCCGTCCAACTTCCAGGACGCACGATGGGGCAACGACTACACCGGTCCGGTCGTCTTCGGTGCCGGCGCCATCGGCCTGGCAGGCTACAGCCTGTGGGAACTTCGCCCGTCCCGCACGGCGCGACACCGATCCAAGCGGCGACCATCTCACCCGACGCTTACTCGACTGCGTGACTGA
- a CDS encoding peptidoglycan recognition protein codes for MPQPPITSRAGWNADETLSPDDPIYLPGEVNAVVVHHTAGTNSYTCSQSAAIVRDIYSYDVEGRGYRDIGYNFLVDKCGTIFEGRKGGVNRPVYGAHARGWNSQTTGIATLGNFNDVAPTTSMSTSIARLAAWKLGQYGADPAGTTTMVAGDVNLHSYYSRYFTNGSSYSFPRIVGHRDVNNTECPGSNLYAKLPTIRSWASGPVQGLKVTSISGTATSGTTYYTKGALTAHWTTTTPASLIKRYDVLVDGAVKATAAGSATSASTTMSAGSHQLQVRAVHQSNKTSTTTAVTVVGDTTTPTFTTKPALSLRTGTVNTTAVPVKLAWKATDNTVLKNVQLTAPSTATFAPTATSWNFTAKSGGATTWTMKANDYAGNTTTASVTRTPVILQQTAATRTGTWTTKTSTNYLGGTSYTSSTKGSSLTWTFTGRSAAWIVSRATSSGQAYVYIDGVKAATVDLYSATTKYRDAIWTKTWTTSATHKITIVVAGTSGRPAITTDGLAYLK; via the coding sequence GTGCCGCAGCCGCCGATCACCAGCCGAGCCGGTTGGAACGCCGACGAGACCCTCAGCCCGGACGATCCGATCTACCTGCCCGGCGAGGTCAACGCTGTCGTGGTGCACCACACCGCCGGCACCAACAGCTACACCTGTTCACAATCGGCAGCGATCGTCCGCGACATCTACAGCTACGACGTCGAAGGCCGCGGCTACCGCGACATCGGCTACAACTTCCTCGTCGACAAGTGCGGGACCATCTTCGAGGGGCGCAAGGGCGGAGTGAACCGGCCGGTCTACGGCGCGCACGCCCGTGGCTGGAACAGCCAGACCACCGGCATCGCCACCCTCGGCAACTTCAACGACGTCGCACCCACCACCTCGATGTCGACCTCGATCGCCCGGCTCGCGGCGTGGAAACTGGGCCAGTACGGCGCCGACCCCGCCGGCACCACCACGATGGTCGCCGGCGACGTGAACCTGCACAGCTACTACAGCCGCTACTTCACCAACGGCAGCAGCTACAGCTTCCCCCGCATCGTCGGCCACCGCGACGTGAACAACACCGAATGCCCCGGCAGCAACCTCTACGCCAAACTGCCCACCATCCGCAGCTGGGCATCCGGCCCCGTCCAAGGCCTCAAGGTCACCTCGATCAGCGGCACCGCCACGTCAGGAACGACCTACTACACCAAGGGCGCCCTCACCGCCCACTGGACCACCACCACCCCCGCCAGCCTGATCAAACGCTACGACGTGCTCGTCGACGGCGCGGTCAAGGCCACCGCCGCCGGTAGCGCCACCTCCGCCTCCACCACCATGTCGGCCGGAAGCCACCAACTGCAGGTGCGGGCCGTCCACCAGTCCAACAAGACGTCGACGACCACCGCCGTGACGGTCGTCGGTGACACCACCACGCCGACGTTCACCACCAAGCCAGCCCTGTCGCTGCGTACCGGCACCGTCAACACCACCGCCGTCCCCGTCAAACTTGCCTGGAAAGCCACCGACAACACCGTGCTCAAGAACGTCCAACTCACCGCCCCCAGCACCGCCACCTTCGCGCCGACCGCCACCAGCTGGAACTTCACCGCCAAGTCCGGGGGCGCCACCACTTGGACGATGAAGGCGAACGACTACGCCGGCAACACCACCACCGCCTCCGTCACCCGCACACCGGTGATCCTGCAGCAGACCGCCGCAACCAGGACAGGAACGTGGACCACCAAGACGTCCACCAACTACCTCGGCGGCACCTCCTACACCAGTTCCACCAAGGGTTCCAGCCTCACTTGGACCTTCACCGGCCGATCCGCCGCCTGGATCGTCTCCCGTGCCACCAGCTCCGGGCAGGCATACGTCTACATCGACGGCGTCAAGGCCGCAACAGTCGACCTCTACTCCGCCACCACCAAATACCGCGACGCGATCTGGACCAAGACCTGGACCACAAGCGCCACCCACAAGATCACGATCGTTGTCGCCGGCACCAGCGGCCGACCCGCCATCACCACCGACGGACTCGCCTACCTCAAGTGA
- a CDS encoding type II toxin-antitoxin system RelE/ParE family toxin — MTYTLDWRENVLNSLAGYLDDDPTGVRDVFTVLDELTANPYPPYATKIGPAFRMRIGRYRIVYEIEDHTVTVLVIHIGRTT; from the coding sequence GTGACCTACACCCTCGACTGGCGCGAGAACGTCCTCAACAGCCTCGCCGGATACCTCGACGACGACCCGACGGGCGTGCGTGACGTCTTCACAGTGCTCGACGAGCTCACCGCCAACCCCTACCCGCCATACGCCACCAAGATTGGCCCGGCGTTCCGCATGCGGATCGGCCGCTACCGCATCGTCTACGAGATCGAAGACCACACTGTCACCGTGCTCGTAATCCACATCGGCCGCACCACCTGA
- a CDS encoding type II toxin-antitoxin system prevent-host-death family antitoxin, whose product MSQGLPEPTPEASAEVVTITDARTRFGSLVRRAAHTRQRVIITDHGQAAAAIISAAELEDLEDRLAIAQYELEKANGTLRTVPHEEAKRRLGLTE is encoded by the coding sequence ATGAGCCAAGGTCTCCCCGAGCCGACACCCGAAGCCTCCGCCGAGGTCGTCACCATCACCGACGCGCGGACCCGATTCGGCAGCCTCGTACGCCGCGCCGCGCACACCCGCCAGCGGGTCATCATCACCGACCACGGCCAGGCCGCGGCCGCGATCATCAGCGCCGCCGAGCTCGAAGACCTCGAAGACCGGCTCGCGATCGCCCAGTACGAGCTCGAGAAGGCCAACGGCACGCTGCGGACCGTCCCGCACGAGGAGGCCAAGCGCAGGCTCGGACTCACCGAGTGA